acaaactccccctaagacctagccgttACAATAAAGCATTCGGTTATCAATCCGTATAAggatctgtcacccagttcttcagaTAGCAAAGCTTAACAACTCTGCAATATTGTTCAGCTTGCACACGATTCTCTGGGCGATACAGCATCCTGTTGTAGTAAAGGGTAAACATATCTTCTTCACATCAGTTTCTCAACCAAACTGGATCTAgaacccttatactatcattttcatGTCCTCCATCTTTGTCTAACATAATTACCGCTTACtccgagcgttcatcataataccaccaacgaaaacgaggaCTGAAGTGCTGCAACATCTTCCTCAGAGGAACCTTCTGCATATACCTCACAGGTTGATATTTTACTATCTTCCTTCTGACTCCTGTTTTCTTGTTCGTTCGATAAGAGATCTTCGGAAACTGAGGACGAAAACCTATGAAATTAGGTGATTGATatgatcttcttatcttacgaaccaaaatatcaggaacaccacaataatcctgatacaacatcttaagtctggccacctgcataaactcaaaataaggtaacgttttgaattcatatggagatttgatataatccactccatgttctttcttgatcgcatatatatcaaattctttaATATAAGAACAGGAAATTATCTTTCCCTTAGCACGTAAACTCTCACAGTGCTCGATAAACTTCAAAAATTGCGGCTCCACCTTAGGCTTCATCACATACTTCCTAATCCGCATCATaatcttccattcttcttccaacacttcaactttttctttgttgatcttcactggcaagaaaccttctggtaacacactttcttgttctttatgttccttttctttacactgtctgttcaaaagctcatcattcatctgaaaataatcagcaaaagttggaTATTCATCACCAACACCTTCATAACGAGGATAAGGCTCGGTTGGCTCATCCTCAATAATGACTTCATCAAAATTGTTATCACTTTCATCAAAAACATCAGTATCACTCATATCATCATCAAAATTACGAGCCCCTGAAGTCGAAGCTTCAGTTGAAGCTTTTGATGCAGCGTCAGCATATTCCTTAGCTTctcgctctagacgctccatcaattcCTGCTCAGTTTCAGTGACATCCgaagggatctccccttcttctaaatcagtgTAAACAGTAGTGTGATTAAGACGATTTTGCATAGCTAAAAATTTAGAAACTGTTATAACTTGAAGAGGAGTTACATACAGCGGGTTATCCTCCGTGTAGCCTTTTGCAACTTCAACAGCCCTGTCTTCCTCAGCTTCACCAAAAGTACCAAAAGGATCAGGTTCTCCATCTTCCTCTTCAACCACAACCTTTTTCTCCCATTCATTTAACCTCTCAATCAATTCTTGATTTTGagtctgaagatagatctattgggcctaacgaaccccatccaaagtaccggatgctttagtacttcgaattcgtttttatcatgtccgaaggatttcccggaatgataggggatattcttatatgcatcttgttaatgtcggttaccaggtgttcaccatatgaatgatttttatctctatgtatgggatgtatattgaaatatgaaatcttgtggtctattattatgatttgataatatataggttaaacctataactcaccaacatttttgttgacgttttaagcatgcttattctcaggtgattattaagagctttcgctgttgcatactaaaataaggacaagatttggagtccatgcttgtattatattatgtaaaaactgcattcaagaaacttatttttgatgtaatatattcttattgtaaaccattatgtaatggtcgtgtgtaaacggtatattttagattatcattatttgataatctacataatgctttttaaacctttatagataaaataaaggttatggttgttttaaaaatgaatgcagtctttgaaaaacgtctcatatagaggtcaaaacctcgcgacgaaatcaattaatatggaacgtttataatcaatatgaatgggacatttcacctgGGCTACTAGAAAAGTTAATTTTCTGaattttcggttcgagtagatgactttttgtttaggactcgtcttaatccgatttacggtttaggatttatagccttccgaaagtcactacacctttgtaacgttatgctgaaatttctgacctactcgcacttaaactgtcgccacggtcaaacgaagacgagtttggttctgaaaattggtcagtggttggaggactcacatacagatccatagccactgactacacgtcttttcgatttgtatagaggtcgtagcagctgaacaaagtcagcctttgtttcgatctctattcttgattgaaaacttactttactttttacgtatgttgttgatgatgatgatacttaagacctaatttacatacttttaaacctttgggaacgatttactgacttagtaacttttgacttaggttgaggacctttcggaccaactacttgcttacttatctcgtaccgactttactacttttcactgtgagttatagcatccctttttactttaactattttgggaactgagaatacatgcgcattttacgttttacatactaggcacaagtacttaaactttatatatgtgtgggttatacaacggcataaactttttccttaactcggtaacgtttagtcattggtctttgaaccggtgaacgcgaatcttagatatggatccatagggtttgacatccccactcgggctagtagcgctagcatttaatgggtgtttaatacttcataaacttacacactctccaagtgtacttttagggggtgatattacgttaagttagttaccaagtgcccacggttgaacatatacttttcatactgttttgaaatactgaaatctagtggcctaccttacattactgttatacttaaactatagctcaccaacattcgtgttgacgtttttaagcatgttttctcaggtgcttagaggtttgattgcttccgctattgtagtattgctgtgtagacacccgctgcttctgttagagatgtctctgcatgaaacatttaccttgcattaacaaactatgttacttttgaaacaatgaatttgtaatgacctacgggtctcgtacttatgttaattgcttctattcatagaagcatactttcggttGTAAAACTTATGACGTCACCCTttgttatgaatgcaaacttattttaaaacagcatatagtgtttgaccttgtaatgatcatgttgttgatgacccttacacgttaattttgtacggggcatcacaaaagtCATTGCATTATCTGAATCTGCCCTCATATATTGGAGTAACACTCATCTAAGCCCATTAGAAATTGCATCAATCATTTCCTTTGGTCCCGATCTCCAATTGTTCTTCTATTATCACGGTTACATAAGCACGTGCAAGTGTAAGGTGTTTCCAAAGCATCAAATTCATCCCAAAAACATTTGAGTTTTTGGTAGTAAACCTCAACAGTATGATCAATTTGTTCTAATTGAGCAATGTCATTTGATAACTGATATATTCTATGGCCATAAGAATGTTCTTGTAACTCCCTCCATAAAGCAGCAACGACGTTAACAAAGTTTAATGAGTTACGTACTGGATCTGTTATAGTGTTGAGAATCCATGATATTTTCATGTCATTATTGCTATCCCATAGAGCTCGATTCCTTGAAGTTATGTCTAGTTCAATGGATTCTGCTGTGACATATGTAGCTTATTTTTTAGATTAACTACAATTGTCATTGACCTTCTCCATGAACTGTACGTAGTTTTTAACTCCAGTCAATTTCTTTAATATCAGAATGAGGCCTAGGTTATCTTTCTGATGAAGAAAGAGTGGATGATTTGGTGATTTAGTGTCTTCTTCAATGTTCGGTATATAGGATGAGATTATAGTCATCTTCTACAGATATATTTGCTTAAATTTGATCAAGTTTAGAAATTAGGCTAGAATTGAACTTTTAATGATTCTTTGATGAATTAGATCGATGAATCTGACAAAGTTGATTCTTTGATCGAAGATTGATCAGTTGTAGTTTGTGGAAAGAAAGGTATGATTGAATTATTAGTTTGGGTGGATATTATGGGGGTTCCATTTAACTGTTGGCATGTTTCAACTTTTAGATCTATTGCAAAGTGGTGGGGAAGGGTCATTCACACTAGAAattgcaatattgataaagattgtcAAAACCTTATCGTTGGGAAAGTCTTGATTCACACATGGGATGATGAGTTAATCAATGGGGTGGTAAAACTCATCAAGGGTTCAATGTGCATGTATGTTTGTATTAAAGAAGATCCTTCATGTATAGTGGAATTGGAAGTAGATGGGGATGTTTCAATTGAAGGGGGTACACCTGCAACCAATTCTgagaacaatgatgatgatgatggtgcttcGGTTGACACTAACTTCAGTTCTGAGTCGATTTACAGCTCCGACGAAGAACAGGAATGGGAATCCGGTGGCCATGGTAACAAAGATGCCGGTAGGTCGCCGGAAAACATTAAAGTCATGGAAGATCAAGGGTCTACATGCATGGGGATTAAGCAACTGTTTGAATCTGATAATGATTGTGCTGACATTGGGAATATGGAAGGAAAAGATAACCCTACGCCTAATTCCAAGGCGACAGGTTCTGGGGGCATGGGAATTAATGTCGAGAATTGTAATGTTAAGTCCAGTCCAACAAAGAATGTTAGTCATACTGGTCCTATTGATATTGGGGTTGGGGACTCTGGGCTTAATGATAAACCTATAGAAGATTGTGGGCTGGATGGAAACTTTATGGTGGGTTCTTCATACGATGGGCCTGTGAATAAAAATATAGAAGAGTTAGCCCAAGATAGAAATACAGACGTGGTTGCTGATTCTGTTAAGGTATCTAAATTAAGTTAATACCTCTTCATATTCCACTAGTCATGTTTCAGACACCCAACCAAATTCTGCTGATTCGGCTATCCCATTAATCGAAATACTTACCAAATTGAAATCAATGTCTAAATGTGTGCTAAAGAATCATAATAAGAGGAAAGATTACTATTTGGATTCCTCCAATTGTTACTGGAACTGTCGGGCTTTATCCAGAATGATGAATTTAAATAACCTTgcaaggaagaagaagaaaacacaTGGTGAAGTGGGGGATTCAAAAGATAACGTAAATGGTGGCAGAAGAGGTAAAAAAGGTGAGTCAAAATTAAACTCAAAGTCATTGTCACGAAACAGCAGGAAGAAAGAGTATAAGCAGACTATCTCAGAAGATAGCGTGGAAGTTCATGAGTTTGGTTCAAAGCTTGGTCTTAAATGGTCCAAGAAACACCAGTAAGTTTTGTCCTCCTATTTTCGTAATTTATGTTCCTATGAAGATTGTGTCATTAAACGTTCGTGGATCCGGTTCGGGTAAAGAAAGTAAATTTGGGTGGGTAAAGGGTATATGTCACAAAGAGAGACCTTCGATTCTAGCATTGCAAGAGACAAAGTGTAATTTGATTAAAGATAGTTGGGTATTTTCATTATGGGGGTTGGCAGGCTGTGATTACATTCAAAAACCTAAAGAAGGCAAATCGGGAGGGCAGATTATGATTTGGGATATTAGAGTGTTCGAAGTCACAGCAAGTTTAATTGGGGAATTTTTTATAGCTATTAGGGGTAAGTAGAAAAGTACAGGTGCAGAgtcaattattataaatatttacgGACCTCATGATGACGATAAAAAACGTAGGATGTGGGATCTATTAGATAAGTTGTTCATGGATATCAAGGATGATGTTTCGTGGGTTCTTTGTGGCGACTTTAATGAGGTAAGACACGAGTCGAAGAGATTCAATTGTGAATTTATAGGAAGTAGAGCGAAAAGATTCAATGAGTTCATTGGTAGAAACCAATTATTAGATGTTCCATTAGGTGGTAGACGTTTCACTCGTATTAGTAACGATGGTGTCAAGATGAGCAAAATCGATAGGTTTCTGATTTCGGTTAACTTCTCTCAACTTTGGGTCGATTTAAATGCCACTGCTATGGATCGTGATCGCTCCGATCATTGTCCTATTATTTTGCAAGATAAAGTCATCAATTTTGGCCCGAAGCCGTTTAAAATTTTTGACGATTGGTTATACATGGATGGGGTAAACAGTGTTATCGAACAAGCTTGGAATGAGGATATTTCAGGTAACCGCAAAGATTGCATCTTTCGCAATAAGTTAAAACGGGTCAAATCTGCGTTAAGGGAATGGAGCAAAACTCATCTCGGTTCATTAGACACGGAAATCGAGCTACTGAAAAAAACAGCAACAGATTGGGAGTTAAAGGCGGAGTTGGGTGGTTTAAGTGAATCTGAGCATCATAAATGGCTTGAGTCGAGAAGAAAGTGGATggaaaaagataaaatcaaaacaaATATGCTTAAACAAAAGGCGCGAATTAAATGGGTAACCGAAGGGGAcgagaataaaaaaaaatttcatgCTACAATACGTTGAAAGTATAACAAGTGAAACATCCGAGGTATTAACATTAATGGGGAATGGTGTGAAAATCCGTGTTTGATAAAAGAGGAAGCTTTTAGACATTTTAAGGTCAATTCAACACGTGCTAGTCTTTCGGATATGAGATATGAGGTTATTTCTGCGGATGAAGCAAATAAGTTAGAAGATCCTTTTTTGGAAGAGGAACTTTGGGAGGCCATAAAAGATTGTGGTAGACGAAATCCCCGGAGCCAGATGGCTTTAACATgggatttttttaaaaatattgggAGACCATAAAAAGTGAGGTAATTGAGGCTATTCATTGGTTTTGGGAGAAGGGTGAATTCTCTAAGGGTTGTAATGCTTCATTTGTGTCTTTAATCCCAAAAAAGCCGGATCCTTTAACTTTTAGTGATTATAGGCCCATTAGTCTCATAGGGAGCTTCTATAAGATTATTTCGAAGTTATTATCTAATCGACTTAGAAAAGTAATTCCTCATGTTATCGGTTTGGAACAAAGTGCGTTTTTAAAAGGAAGATTCATTCTTGATGGCGCTTTAGTAGCAAACGAGGTAGTGGAATACTTGAAAAATTCGCATAGGCAGGGAATGCTTTTTAAGGTGGATTTTGAGAAGGCATTCGATTGCCTTAATTGGGATTACTTAATGGAGACTATACATTGTATGGGATTCGGATCCAAATGGAGGAATTGGATTCTCGGGTGTCTTAAATCGGCTTCAATCTCGGTTTTAATTAACCGGTCGCCTACTAATGAATTTAATCTAGAAAGAGGAGTAAGACAAGGCGACCCCTTATCTCCTTTTCTTTTCATTCTCGCAGCGGAAGGTCTTAACATCCTTGCAAAAGTGGCGATCGAAAAAGGGCTTTTCAAAGGTATTGAAGTGGGGAGAGATAAGGTATTGGTATCCCATTTACAATATGCGGACGATACTATTTTTTTCGGAGAATTGAGTATTGGTGATTTGCGAAAACTCATGTGTCTTTTTAAATGCTTTGAAAGTGCATCGGGATTAAAAGTTAACTATAATAAAAGTCtgatggaattcaatataacaacaagttcataatgtttatataatcacaaaaccaatttatgagtattaaggcaagcggaagcattatttcttttataaacaagtgtatatgttaaaccattttgtcAATTGAATTCCATTATGAATTATCAAGTCTTGAgtatatgcttacaaactaagtaGAAGGAATAAGAATTTATACCTCCTCAACTAATTTGAGGGCGGATTTGAAGGATGAAGTTGATGATGAatattagcttctaacttgaagcctcaagttgtaatacccacaagctttaGTGCTCCAATACCacccttaatgtagttaggatttagagacacttgaatgaccaaaaAAAAGCTCAAAGACCCCTTTTTTTTGCCCAAAATGTCGAACAGCAGCAGCAAAATTGGACAGGTTTGAGAGCTAATTTTGCACTTGAAATGTTGTATATTTTCTTAGTAGAAGTCAAGGAATGTCTTGGTCTTTTAATCACCCATGCACCTAAGGAATGGTGTCACCTTAAAAGCTACAAAGATGCTAGCATGGGTGTCCTTATGGGGCTTCCCAAATTCAGCTCATGGGtgggttatatttttataaaaaaaagaccatagttttataaaacttgtagaaTATAAACCTTGTTATATTTAATTCCTTGCATTTGTtatttacatattttataaaccaagttataaaatataatacaacataattatttaaacctataaataattaaatataaattatccaaataatttgcttcaagtgataatattttagaaaaccgattttctaaagttcaagtgtcacgtatttatttaacgaaccaatcgccaagattaaatatatttaaggtgtcggtaagcttgttattgggtatgacccgacttggatcacaacatagtggccacgttaatttaatatgtctctcgggcatacgaaataccttcaatctcccacttgcacgagaaacataagaaattaatgcaagtgatggataccacctaacgactgtccatcacccccaatatgttatgactttatgccattcaataacatcatccctttcgagttcccatctcgaatatgaataggtgaatctttcatcatttcctttcatcctagatgtcatgttaaatccaagagatacagagtgatcactctcttctagatttaactttatcaggccttagacatctgactctcaacgaataagagggacaaattccatcttgactacatacgtcctaaacatAAATACATTGCatcatgcctgagctcttccttgtgaactaccatatttcagaatagcgaaggaaggaatcaaggcacgatacctggtaaatattcgaacccaatatgtatctcaggtcagaggatacaatgacattcgcctttactcaagattacatgtgatcaaccacaaaggctctattcagtaaatcttgagagtgggtcttccaatatttgtatcccacaaatatctatgaaccttggtagcaaccctgctccacattcaacctgaatgtataccaatccaagttcataatagcctaaacctcacacttgtccccacaaatgtgatcgactacggaatttagaataattacttattcatggataaaatatgcaaaatgagaacataactcaaaattaataccataattatattaatgagtttgaacaatttcgttccattacaatacttaaaacagatcacaaaCAATCACTAgagtatcgaagccctaatgcacaaacatgcccttgatgttttacaccatgtaagagtttcgtgagtggatccgctatattaagatctgtgtgaactttgcgaatacatatctttcctttttcaacctcatcccttgtgtagttgaatctccgctcaatgtgacgggtcttttggtgagcacgaggttccttgatttgagcaatcgcaccctcgttgtcacaaaagatctcaagagggtcctgaatggaagggactactcctaagtcgtcgatgaatgtcttcatccatgcagcttcctgagctgccaatgaggcagcaatgtactccgactctgtagtggataatgcaacgacatcctgttttgaactcttccaggagaccgcacctccatttaatgtgaagacataaccggattgtgatcgagaatcatcacgatcagtttggaaactcgcgtccacgtaacctcttacagcgagttcctcctcaccagacccatatattagaaacatatccttagtcctcctaaggtatttcaatatacttttaatagcaatccaatgactgtttcctgggttattctggtatctacttgtcaggctaagagcgcatgacacatccggtctagtgcatatcattgcatacatgattgacccaatagcagacgcatacgggactttcttcattctctcctgttcatctttcgtggtgggatactgagatgaactaaggagcgttcctctttgaataggtactaaacctttcttagaattctccatcttgaaccttttcaagatcttttcaatgtatgcactttgattcaaacctatcagtttcttggatctattcctgtagatcccaatccccaagacgtattgtgcttctccaagatccttaatggagaagcatttatttagccaagttttaactccttgcattgctgaaatatcatttccaaataacaatatatcatccacatatagtacaaggaacatgatagtgctcccactagctttcttatatacacaagcttcatcaccatttttaatgaagccaaatttctcgactacctcattaaaacgatgattccacattctagatgcttgcttcaatccgtagattaacttctttaacttgcatacctttttaggatatttcggatcaacaaatccttcaggctgaaccatatagacatcttccacaagatatccatttaggaaagcagtcttgacatccatttgccatatttcataatcatagtgagcagcaatggcaaataatatcctaatagactttaccattgccacaggcgaaaaagtttcatcatagtcaaccccttgaatttgagtgaaaccttttgctacaagtctagctttatatgtatccaagtttccatgtatgtcggttttcattttgaaaagccatttacaatcaactagccttgagccagcaggttgtgcaacaagttcccaaacttggttgtcatacatggattgcatctcaacgttcatggcttcctgccatttatccttatcaatccttgataaagcatcttggtagtttgctggttcatccaaatcaactacatagcaaccatccatgagaaactcatatctctcaggaggattactaatcctaccagatctgcgaacgtcttgtgtattttgatcatccatttgatcattctcaacattttcatgttgagtgctagtgtcaaccaattgtgtatcatctacttgatcttgaatctcttcaagatttattttcctttcactttcgccttccattaagaacttagtttcaaggaattctgccttccgagcaacaaatacattctgctcggaaggatcatagaaataatatcccatattatccttgggatatcctatgaagatacacttcgtggatcgagcattcaacttattagggacgtaatgcttaggataagcttcacatccccatacctttaagtatgatagagatggaggttttccaaaccacatctcatgaggtgttcgttccactttcttggttggggccatatttaaaatacgagccgcggagcatagacaataaccccaaaatgatagaggtaacgagcttctagccatcatagatcgaaccatatccattagggttcggttcctccgttcggaaactccatttagttggggtgttccaggaggagtaagttgcgagataattccacaacctttaagatgatcttggaaagcatcgcttaggtattcacctcctctatcggtacgaagtaccttgattgtcttattgagttgattctgtacttcgttttgatattccttgaatgcctcaaaagtttcgtccttgtgtcttaataagtagacatatccgaaacgactgaagtcatcaatgaaagtaacgaagtatctttcaccattcctagttatgggcttaaagggtccacatacatccgagtgtattaatcccaataagtccttagccctttcataggtccctttgaaaggtgctttagtcattttgccttgtaaacaagattcacatacatcaaacgagtccagttcatttgatttcaaaagtccattcttttgaagtgtatgcattcgattcttgtttatgtgaccaaggcgacaatgccataagtaggaatcactcaaatcccttttgagtttcttggtgtttgcatggaacattgagctattgtatgacgtgttatcatgaaccaattcataaataccattcgaaggcgaagccttaaaatagaacacattatctaaagaaacatggatatcatcattaatgaaattaagattaaaaccatattgtttcaaacgggatacagaaataatgtttcgtgataaatcaggtgcatacaaaacatttttcaaaacaagctccaaaccaattggtagcttcaaaacaaagtctccttgagctttcacttgcacccttgctccatttcccatgaagagacttgttgttcccgtatcttgatcacttcttttgaacccctgcaatgaattgcaaatatgagttccacatcctgtgtctaatacccatgtattagaagaagtaatactaagctcaatgtataccatatatacattacctgaggtttgccctgcatccctcttctctttcaactcctttaggtagaccgggcagttgcgtttctagtgacccatttcaccgcaaccaaaacacggatcttccttggggttagctttaccggcaaccttttgcttcttgttattattggttggggtaaccactttcctttttcccttgcccttgccttggtaggtgggtcctttccttttagccaccttcggcttaggagtgttattgtttttggaccggccttcattgatcgtaaacacgggtgaagcccttttacccatgctcgcttcggccatcttaagcatggcatgtaattcgccgatgctcttatcccatccattcatgttataatttaacacgaatgtgtcaaacctctttgacaatgagttaaggataaggtccgtggctaattcattacacacgttacaatttagacggtttgctcgatcaataaggcttttcatcttaaggacataagatgaaacggattgggagtcgtccatccggcatgcatgaagcgctcgaaccgtttcaaggcgctcgacacgagcttgttgaaggaacatctccttcaactatgTAATCATGTCGtctgcactatgatgctcgaagtccttttagagttcgggtatcatagtcccaagcatgaggcaagaaacttgcaacgaatcggtgcaatatttctcccaatatatCATGGCttctgtatcatcctcgtccggttgatcgggaatggggtcctccaacacatacgccctgtcctctagtttgaggacaattcttagattgcggaaccaatccatgaagttcgtatggttgagtttttccttttcaaggattgacctcaacgataggttgttaaagttaataggtgcgttaggaatgttgttgttgttgttattggcggccatctacaaaatttaacaaagttgtttaagtatcaattttaatttaacaatcaataccctttaaatccaattgatatttattaaattttagaatccaacggtaaaccaaatttcggttaggtgacctttatcccgtcatttgatttagctaggtagtcattatatgacaattgcaatccttttgcaacttctaagttatgggatcatgcaatccttttgcatggcatatattatcccatcaatgcctatttgttcatcatgcttcggtgaccctaagttcatgattcccaaatcaagtcgccctacttgtgctaa
This genomic window from Rutidosis leptorrhynchoides isolate AG116_Rl617_1_P2 chromosome 2, CSIRO_AGI_Rlap_v1, whole genome shotgun sequence contains:
- the LOC139888313 gene encoding uncharacterized protein, with the protein product MKIVSLNVRGSGSGKESKFGWVKGICHKERPSILALQETKCNLIKDSWVFSLWGLAGCDYIQKPKEGKSGGQIMIWDIRVFEVTASLIGEFFIAIRDKLFMDIKDDVSWVLCGDFNEVRHESKRFNCEFIGSRAKRFNEFIGRNQLLDVPLGGRRFTRISNDGVKMSKIDRFLISVNFSQLWVDLNATAMDRDRSDHCPIILQDKVINFGPKPFKIFDDWLYMDGVNSVIEQAWNEDISGNRKDCIFRNKLKRVKSALREWSKTHLGSLDTEIELLKKTATDWELKAELGGLSESEHHKWLESRRKWMEKDKIKTNMLKQKARIKWGEFSKGCNASFVSLIPKKPDPLTFSDYRPISLIGSFYKIISKLLSNRLRKVIPHVIGLEQSAFLKGRFILDGALVANEVVEYLKNSHRQGMLFKVDFEKAFDCLNWDYLMETIHCMGFGSKWRNWILGCLKSASISVLINRSPTNEFNLERGVRQGDPLSPFLFILAAEGLNILAKVAIEKGLFKGIEVGRDKQQQNWTGLRANFALEMLYIFLVEVKECLGLLITHAPKEWCHLKSYKDASMGVLMGLPKFSSWKNGGGGSKPKPMRCGLKLFEAYMVLVGVLRNSVFKVVCQSCGDGASTSFWEDHWLIDGCLKEKFSRLFRLEINKKALIKERFVVSNDGIELKWEWARVPSGRTRAELDQLSMLLSEFQLQTNKGDSWKWVLDNKGIFSVKKLNYILDGIVLEKYSAPNGTLRNTLIPKKN